The window AACTGTACCATTATCGTCAACTTTAAAAGCGCCATTTCTACTATAAACCTCTGTACCATCTGGGAGTTCAAGCTTAAAAAAACCTCTACCTGTGATGGCAATATCTAGTTGATTATCAGTTTGCTTGAGACTTCCCTCTGTAAAGATTTTGTTTATCGCAGTAGGACGAACTCCAAGCCCCACTTCTATACCAGTTGGACTCTTTGTCACATCACTCGTAGAAGTTCCAGCATATTGCATTGTGTTATACATCAAGTCTGCAAATTCTGCACGAGACTTCTTAAAGCCTATGGTGTTAACATTGGCGATATTATTTGCTGTTGTGTCTATCTGTGTCTGCATTCCCAACATCCCTGTTGAAGCAGTATAAAGTGATTGCATCATCTTAAGCTCCTTAAGCTTTCTTAGCTAGTTTATTTATTGCTTCAGTGTTCATGTCGTTCATTTGTGCATCCATAGCTTTTTGGTACATTCCAACTAAGCGATTTGTCTCTATCATCTGTGTCATCATCTTAACCGCATTTACATTACTCTTCTCAACAAAGCCTTGTGCAACTGCTTGGGTATCTCCTAAATGTTTTAGGTCTCTATTTCCCTCATATCTGTAAAGGTTATCACCCTCTTTTTTCAAAAAAGCCATATTTTCAGGTTGAGCTATAAAGAGTTGTGAACCTACTGCTAAGTTTGCAGTATTTGGGATGTTTGTGTACATCTGCCCATTTTTATCAACTTTTATAATATTTTCATCATCATTAAAAATTATGTTTTGACCAGATTCAAAATAATCCTCTGGCAAAACTTCATAACCACTCTTAGTAACTAGTCTTCCCTCATCATCTTTTGTAAATGAACCGTCTCTAGTGAGTCTAATGCCTTGAGGAGTTTTTACCAAAAAGAAAAGTCCCTCTTTTGTAAGAGCAAAATCCATATCATTGTCAGTTCTTTGAGTGTTTCCTACAGTAAAGTCTGTATACTCATCTACTACTTGTGGTGCTTTTGTCATGGCACGATTTAAAAACTGAGCACCTTCTTTTGAGTGGTTTTCATTTGGTAACTCATCTCTTGCTTCTTTGTAAAGGCGAGAAAAGTCACCAACTACTAGGTTATCTTCCTTAAAACCTATAGTGTTTACATTTGCAAGGTTGTTTGCGATGGTATCTAGTCTGTTAAACTGAGTAACCATTCCAGCTGCTGAACTATAGTATCCACTTTGCATAAAGTCCCTTTATTTGCATATATTTTCTGTGATAAAGCAATCAGTGTTCCAAAAAATAAGAAAATCATACTTAAGTCTCTGTTAATAGCATTTGGGTATAATCCACTCTTTGAAAAATCTTAACAAGGCTTACTAAAACATGACAGCAAAAGAACTCAACAAAGCCATAGAATCATACTTTGCAGACCACAAATCAAAGGATTGTGCAACTTATGAGTCTCTTATAGAACTTTTTGACAAACAACCAACTTCCGCTCAAGCTAAAAATATCCACAAACTGATGGTAAAACATAAAAAATGCTTATACACCTCAAGTGAACACGCTAAAAAGCTTAACGATAGAGAAGCAGATGCAAGACGAGATGCACAAAGAAAGATGCTTCTAAATAACGAATCAGATAAATTTGACATACTAAAAGAGCATGAACTCTTAGAGTGGTCTCGCTCGGACTCTCCTGTTCGTATGTATCTTCGTGAAATGGGTCAAATCCCACTGCTTACAAAAGAAGAAGAGATTGAAATCTCCAAAAAGATAGAAGGTGGAGAGAGCATTATTATAGATGCTATTTGCTCAGTTCCATATCTTATAAGATTTATCTTAGACTATAAAGAGCCTCTTATAAATCGTGAAAGACGAGTAAAAGAACTCTTTAAAAGCTTTGAAGATGAAAAAGAAGAGGCAGATGATGGTGATGCAGCTGAAATTGATGAAGAAGATGAAGCAAAAGCAGTCACTGCAAAAGATAAAAGCAGAGTTGAAAAAGTAACTACAAGCTTTAAAGCACTAGAAAAAGCTAAAAAAGAGTGGGTTAAAGTATCTGAAAAGGTTCCTGATGATATAGATGGAGAAGTAACTCCTGAGATAGTTCAGTACTACTTAAATGTTACTTTTAAAAAATCAGTTCTAAAAGAAAAACTACTAGACTTAGGGCCAACTTCTAAACTTATAAATGAGCTTGTAAAGGCTATGGAGACGGCACTTAAGAGTGATGATGGATATGATAAAGAGCTAAAAAGACTAGAGTATAAACTACCACTTTTTAACGCTACACTAAGGGCTAACCATAAAATCTTAGTAGAGAAAATCTGTAGCTTAACAAAAGAAGATATAGCTGGCATGGTTCCAGAAGCTACTATGGTTAGTACATATATGGAGATAAAAAAGCTAGTTCAAACAAAAGAGGCTTCAAAAAATAGTTTTGATATGGAACCAGATAAACTCTTAGATATCTTAGAACAGATTAAACGAGGTAAAAATATCTCTGAAATCTCTAAAACAAAGATGGCAAAGTCAAATCTTAGACTTGTTGTTTCTATCGCAAAGAGATATACAAACCGTGGGCTTCCATTTTTAGACCTTATTCAAGAGGGGAATATCGGGCTTATGAAAGCTGTCGATAAGTTTGAGTACAAAAAAGGTTACAAGTTCTCAACTTATGCTACTTGGTGGATTCGTCAAGCGATAAGCCGTGCCATAGCTGATCAAGCAAGAACTATCCGCATCCCTATTCATATGATAGAGACCATAAACCGTATCAACAAAATCATGCGTAAACATCTTCAAGAGCATGGAAAAGAGCCAGATGTTGAGATGATCTCTCAAGAGGTTGGACTCTCAGTTGAAAAGGTTAAGAATGTTATCAAAATTACAAAAGAGCCTATTTCACTAGAAGCGCCAATTGGAAATGAAGATGATGGAAGATTTGGTGACTTTATAGAAGACAAGTCTTCTATTTCGCCATCAGACTCTATACTAAAAGATGATCTTAGAGTACAGATAGAAGGTGTTTTAGAGCAGTTAAATGAGAGAGAAAAAGCTGTTATAAAACTTCGCTTTGGCATCATGGATGATGAGAGTGATAGAACACTAGAAGAGATAGGAAAAGAGTTAAGTGTAACTCGTGAGAGAGTTCGCCAAATCGAATCAAGTGCTATTAAAAAGCTAAAGCATCCTAAAGTAGGAAGAAAGCTAAAAAGTTACATAGAAGAGTAAAATCTTCTATGTCATCTCTTTTGAGAGAAGATACCCCACAACAATCCCCACAAGCAGAGATGGAAGATAGATGGCTAAATTTAGCATCTCATTATTTGCCAGAGCAATAAAACCTAAAACTAAAAAAAGATACGGAAGAAGCCTAAAAGCAGAGGTACTGCCTTTTGCTCCCTTTTTCATACTTGCTAGACTAAAGGTCTTTATCTTTTTCTTCTCCTCTTTTACTATTGCCTTTAGGTCTAACTCCTCAAATGGCGCATCATTTATATCATTTTCTTCATAAAGCTCATGTGGATCTTCTATTACTTCTAATAGCTCTCTTTTGCCCTCAAACATATCAGATGCACCATCTTTTATAATCATCTTTTTATAAGCATACGAGGAGCCAAGTATGACAAAAAAACTACTCAAAAATGCAACTTGTAAGTTAAGATAAAACTCTAAAGATATGAAGTAGGTAAGTAAGATAATTAACTCACTTGCAACTATAAGTCTAATACTTCTTTTCACCATAATCCTCGTCATCTTCGTCATCATCTTGAAGCTTCTTTTTTATGGCATATCTAGGTTCTTTAGAGAGATCATCAAAAACTTTGTACTGTTTTGCGTAAGCTTTATAAACATTTAAGAGAGCACCTGCAATTCCTATGGCTACGCCAACCCAAAAAAGCCAAGCTACAGAGGTCAAACTTCTAAGCAGATAACCAATCCCAACACCCATAGCAACAGCTACAACCATAGAGATACCAAGAGAGAGGCTATCAGCTGCTTCTATGATGGGCTTAATCCTTGGTTTTTCCTCTTCTTGTTTCTCTTCTTTTTGCTTATCTTGCATCTGCTATCTCTTTAAAAACTCTTTTGCTCGCTTTAATAGCATCCTCAATCATCTCATCAGTGATGGCAGTTGAGATAAATCCTGTCTCAAAGAGTGAACATGCAAAGTAGTAACCCTCCTTTAGCATCTTAGAATGAAATGTAGCAAAAAGATTAGCATCAGAGTTGCTAGCATCTGCAAAATTTTTAACTGGTTTATCATTAAAGAAAAAGCCAAACATACTTCCTCTTGTATCTATTTGCATCTCTATACCAAATTCTGCTGCCGCTGCTTTCATACCCTTGACAAGTCTTATTCCTCTTGCATTTAGAGTATTCATAACAGCTGCATTTTTCTTTAGTTTGCCAAGAGCTGCCAAACCTGCTGCCATAGCAACTGGGTTTCCACTTAGTGTCCCTGCTTGATAGACTGGACCATCAGGGCTTAGTTTTGCCATAATCTCTGCTCTTGCTCCAAAAGCACCAACTGGCATACCGCCACCGATGACTTTACCAAGAGTTAAGATATCTGGTTTTACTCCTGTGATGGACTCTGCACCATTTATAGATGCACGAAAACCACTCATAACTTCATCGTAAATAAGCAGAGTGCCATTTGCATCGCAAAGCTCTCTTAGTTGGATCAAAAACTCTTTATCGGCAGGGACAAGTCCCATATTTCCAGCTATTGGTTCTATGATAACACAAGCTATATCGCTTGAATCAGCAAAGCATTTCTCAACGCTTTTTATATCGTTGTAAGTAGCTAAGAGTGTATGTTTTGTAAAGTCTGCTGGAACTCCTGGGCTACTTGGGTTTCCAAAAGTAGCAGCTCCACTTCCAGCTTGAACTAGAAGTGAATCGCTATGTCCGTGGTAACAGCCTGTAAATTTTACAATATCATCACGACCAGTATATCCACGAGCCAAACGAATAGCACTCATAACAGCCTCAGTTCCACTACTTACAAATCTCACCTTATCTATAGAGTCAAACATAGAAACTACAAGTTCTGCCAAATCTGTCTCAGCCTCAGTTGGAGCACCAAAACTTAGACCATTTCTTACAGCCTCTATAACAGCTTCTTCTATACTTTCATCTCTATGACCAAATAGCAAAGGACCCCAACTTTGAACAAAGTCAATATATCTATTTTTATCTATATCAACTAAGTAAGCGCCCTCGCCTTTTGTGATAAAAAGAGGTGTGCCCCCAACGCTTGAAAATGCTCTAACTGGCGAATTCACTCCACCAGGAATAAGACCTTGTGCTTTTTTGAAAGCTTCTGATGATGCTTGTGTACCCATTTAAAAACCTTTGTTAAATTTTCGCTATTATAACCAAACTAAAACTAAGTAGTATTAACTCATATTACTTTAGTTATAATCTTAAAATTTTAAAATAAATGGACTAATTTGAATAGATCTTCTTTTGCTCTCTTTGTAGCCTTGCTTATCCATCTACTACTCCTGCTTATATTTTGGTTTCTTGGAACTATACTTAGTGATGTTAAAAAACCACAGCAAAAAGATGAAGAAAAAAAGATAAAGATCTCTTTAAAAGAGATGCCAAAGAGAGAAAAAGAGATAGGTGAAGTTGAGAAAAAGGTAGAACCTGAACCTATGAAAGCTCCACCTATGCCAAAAGGCTCGCAACTCAAAGAGATAGTAAAGCCGCCAGTAAAATATGAACCAAAAAAACCACATACAGAGCCAAAACTTAACCCGCCACCAAAGCCAAAGGTTAAACCAAAGCCCCAGCCTAAACCTCAACCAAAAATAGAGCCACTGCCACCAACCAAGCCTTACATCCCTCTTCTAGCAAAAGAAGATAAAAACACTACAAAAGAACCAGAAAAAAAAGAGATTAAAAAACCAGAAGATCCACTCTATGCTTTGCTCGCACAAGACAAGTCATCAAAAGAGGCTAAGGTAGAGGAGAAAAAGACATATAGAGGAAGTAGTATCAACCAAAACATAAAAGAGCTTTATGGAGATGAGTTTGGTAAGTTAAGTGAAGGTCAACAAAAATATATACTAGATAACCAAGAGATAATGCGAAGAATAACACAGCAGGTTCTCACAAGAGTTGCTAGTGTTAATCTCTCAAGAGATTTAAATGTAAACAGAGTAAATGTGATAGAGTTTTATCTGCACCCAAATGGAGATATGAGCGACTTTAGATTTCTAAAAAAGAGTGGATTTTATGTACTAGATGACACTACAAAAGAGACTATAGAGTACGCTTATGCTCGTTACCCCAGACCAAAGGAGAAGATACTTATAAGGTACAATGTATTTTATAATTTAGCAGGATATTGATACAATAACACACTAATAAAAGGTAATACATGAAAACAAAGACCATAGGCGTTATTTTACTCCCAGCTCTACTCTTCTTTAGTGCATGTTCTGAAGAAAAACCAACAAAAGTTCCAAAAAAAATCCCATCACTTAGCGTAAATACTATTACAGTAAAAAGAGAGGCTATTCCTATTTGGAGAGACTATACAGGCACAACAAAAGCCTCTTCAGAACAAGAGATTCGTGCTAGAGTTGCTGGAGTGTTAAAAGAGATCTACTTCAAAGATGGACAGAGTGTTACAAAGGGTCAAAAACTTTTTTTAATAGAACAAGATCTATATAGAGCTACTTTAGATGCGGCTATAGCTAAAAAACAACAAGATGAAGCTTCATTAAAGTTAGCAGATGCTGATGTTGCAAGATATGCACCGCTTGTAAAAGAAGGACTTGCTCCTCGTGCTACTCTTGAGCAGTACCAAGCACAACAAGCTGGACTAAAAGCTATCATTGCTGGGGATATTGCTGAGATAAAAAAAGCAGAACTAGAGCTTAGCTATACAACTGTCTTAGCCCCCATCAGTGGCCAAGTAAGTTCTAGAAGAGTGGATGTTGGAAACCTTGTAGGTCAAGGTGAGGCTACGCTTTTGACAACTATTATGAGTGTTGACCCTATTTACGCCTACTTCTCTCCATCTCAAAATGATGTAAGAATGTTTGAGAAGTATAGCAAAAAGGAAAAACCTGATGCTTTTATAGAGATCAAAGGTGAACATGACACTGTAAGGCTTGATGGCTTTATAGATTTCTCAAATAACGAGGTGGATTCACAAACTTCTACTATAACTATGAGAGCGACCATTTCAAACAAAGATGCAAAGGTTTTACCCGGTACCTTTGTATATGTAAATCTCTTTATAACTGATGAATATAAATTTTTAATGATTCCACCTGAGGTTATATTTGCTGATCAGCTTGGAAGTTATATCTACGTAGTTGACAGTGATAACAGAGCTAAAAGAGTAAACATAAAAACAGGATACTCATCAAAGTACTATGTAGATGTAGCGAGTGGATTAAAAGATGGAGATAGAGTTATAGTCTCTGCTCTTGTGAAGATAAGGGACTCTATGAAAGTAGACCCAAAAGACGTTACAGACAGACAGGGGATAAAGGCTGTTTTAAAGAAAAATAGACTTATCCCAAAAGAGTAGCTAAATGTTTAGTGTAACTTTTATAAAAAGACCTATACTAGCCATTGTAATCTCTCTCATAATTATAGTAGCTGGGTTTGTCTCTATGTTAGTTTTACCTATCTCTGAGTACCCTGATGTAGCTCCTCCTACAGTTAGCGTAAGTGCTACTTATACAGGTGCAAATGCCTTTGTTGTTGAAGATAGTGTAACTCGTGTATTAGAAGATAAGTTAAATGGCATCAAAGGTGTTATCTACATAGAATCATCTTCTACTTCTAGCGGGACTTCAAATATAAATGTCTACTTTGAACCAGGTTATGACATAGATATAGGTGCAGTTGATGTTCAAAATAAAATATCTACAGCAAATGCTCTTCTGCCTCCAGAGGTAACACAGCAAGGTGTTATAGTAGATAAAAGAAGCCCATCACTAGTCTGCCTCATAGCGATAAACGGAGATGAAAAGTATGATGATAAATTTTTAAGTAACTTTGTAAATATAAATATTTTAGATGAGATAAAAAGGGTCTCTGGTGTTGGGCAAGCTCAAAATTTAGGTGAGAAAAAGTATGCAATTAGAGTTTGGTTAAACCCAGATAAGCTAAAATCATTAAACATGACTCCCATGGAAGCCATAAGTGCAATAAAAGCACAAAATAAACAAGCATCTCTTGGAAAAATTGGAGGAAATCCATCTTATGATGGACAAAAACAAGAGTTTATACTTACAACTAAGGGCAGGCTTAGCGAGGTTAAAGAGTTTGAGGACATAGTTATCAAGCACAAAGAGGATGGCTCTTTGATTCGCCTAAGTGATGTCTCAAACATCTCGCTAGGAAGTGAGAGTTATGACTGGAATGCTATTAGTGATAGAAAACCAACTGGACTTATCGCAGTCTATCAACTAGGCGAGGCAAATGCTCTTGAGATTCGTAAAAACATAGAAGATACAATGCAAAGACTCTCATCTAGGTTTCCTGATGGTGTTACTTACTCAGTCCCGTACGACACAACTAAGTATGTTGCAGTAGCTATTGATAATGTTGTAGAAAATCTCTACATGGCGATCTTTTTAGTTATGCTCATCATTTTTATATTTTTAGGTTCATGGCGACCGACAATCATTGCCGCTGCTACCATTCCTGTCTCGCTTATCGGTGCC of the Sulfurimonas hongkongensis genome contains:
- a CDS encoding efflux RND transporter periplasmic adaptor subunit; translation: MKTKTIGVILLPALLFFSACSEEKPTKVPKKIPSLSVNTITVKREAIPIWRDYTGTTKASSEQEIRARVAGVLKEIYFKDGQSVTKGQKLFLIEQDLYRATLDAAIAKKQQDEASLKLADADVARYAPLVKEGLAPRATLEQYQAQQAGLKAIIAGDIAEIKKAELELSYTTVLAPISGQVSSRRVDVGNLVGQGEATLLTTIMSVDPIYAYFSPSQNDVRMFEKYSKKEKPDAFIEIKGEHDTVRLDGFIDFSNNEVDSQTSTITMRATISNKDAKVLPGTFVYVNLFITDEYKFLMIPPEVIFADQLGSYIYVVDSDNRAKRVNIKTGYSSKYYVDVASGLKDGDRVIVSALVKIRDSMKVDPKDVTDRQGIKAVLKKNRLIPKE
- the rpoD gene encoding RNA polymerase sigma factor RpoD → MTAKELNKAIESYFADHKSKDCATYESLIELFDKQPTSAQAKNIHKLMVKHKKCLYTSSEHAKKLNDREADARRDAQRKMLLNNESDKFDILKEHELLEWSRSDSPVRMYLREMGQIPLLTKEEEIEISKKIEGGESIIIDAICSVPYLIRFILDYKEPLINRERRVKELFKSFEDEKEEADDGDAAEIDEEDEAKAVTAKDKSRVEKVTTSFKALEKAKKEWVKVSEKVPDDIDGEVTPEIVQYYLNVTFKKSVLKEKLLDLGPTSKLINELVKAMETALKSDDGYDKELKRLEYKLPLFNATLRANHKILVEKICSLTKEDIAGMVPEATMVSTYMEIKKLVQTKEASKNSFDMEPDKLLDILEQIKRGKNISEISKTKMAKSNLRLVVSIAKRYTNRGLPFLDLIQEGNIGLMKAVDKFEYKKGYKFSTYATWWIRQAISRAIADQARTIRIPIHMIETINRINKIMRKHLQEHGKEPDVEMISQEVGLSVEKVKNVIKITKEPISLEAPIGNEDDGRFGDFIEDKSSISPSDSILKDDLRVQIEGVLEQLNEREKAVIKLRFGIMDDESDRTLEEIGKELSVTRERVRQIESSAIKKLKHPKVGRKLKSYIEE
- a CDS encoding flagellar hook-basal body protein, which encodes MQSGYYSSAAGMVTQFNRLDTIANNLANVNTIGFKEDNLVVGDFSRLYKEARDELPNENHSKEGAQFLNRAMTKAPQVVDEYTDFTVGNTQRTDNDMDFALTKEGLFFLVKTPQGIRLTRDGSFTKDDEGRLVTKSGYEVLPEDYFESGQNIIFNDDENIIKVDKNGQMYTNIPNTANLAVGSQLFIAQPENMAFLKKEGDNLYRYEGNRDLKHLGDTQAVAQGFVEKSNVNAVKMMTQMIETNRLVGMYQKAMDAQMNDMNTEAINKLAKKA
- a CDS encoding energy transducer TonB family protein; protein product: MNRSSFALFVALLIHLLLLLIFWFLGTILSDVKKPQQKDEEKKIKISLKEMPKREKEIGEVEKKVEPEPMKAPPMPKGSQLKEIVKPPVKYEPKKPHTEPKLNPPPKPKVKPKPQPKPQPKIEPLPPTKPYIPLLAKEDKNTTKEPEKKEIKKPEDPLYALLAQDKSSKEAKVEEKKTYRGSSINQNIKELYGDEFGKLSEGQQKYILDNQEIMRRITQQVLTRVASVNLSRDLNVNRVNVIEFYLHPNGDMSDFRFLKKSGFYVLDDTTKETIEYAYARYPRPKEKILIRYNVFYNLAGY
- the hemL gene encoding glutamate-1-semialdehyde 2,1-aminomutase; translation: MGTQASSEAFKKAQGLIPGGVNSPVRAFSSVGGTPLFITKGEGAYLVDIDKNRYIDFVQSWGPLLFGHRDESIEEAVIEAVRNGLSFGAPTEAETDLAELVVSMFDSIDKVRFVSSGTEAVMSAIRLARGYTGRDDIVKFTGCYHGHSDSLLVQAGSGAATFGNPSSPGVPADFTKHTLLATYNDIKSVEKCFADSSDIACVIIEPIAGNMGLVPADKEFLIQLRELCDANGTLLIYDEVMSGFRASINGAESITGVKPDILTLGKVIGGGMPVGAFGARAEIMAKLSPDGPVYQAGTLSGNPVAMAAGLAALGKLKKNAAVMNTLNARGIRLVKGMKAAAAEFGIEMQIDTRGSMFGFFFNDKPVKNFADASNSDANLFATFHSKMLKEGYYFACSLFETGFISTAITDEMIEDAIKASKRVFKEIADAR
- a CDS encoding AtpZ/AtpI family protein, yielding MQDKQKEEKQEEEKPRIKPIIEAADSLSLGISMVVAVAMGVGIGYLLRSLTSVAWLFWVGVAIGIAGALLNVYKAYAKQYKVFDDLSKEPRYAIKKKLQDDDEDDEDYGEKKY